The Candidatus Palauibacter polyketidifaciens genome contains a region encoding:
- a CDS encoding efflux RND transporter periplasmic adaptor subunit, producing the protein MKRGTKILGGMVLIGGLGATGFAVANTGNGEDVETGTVAVERGEIVDRALAVGRIEPLVEVSVKSQLAGVVRQMFKEPGEYVQRGQPLVEVQPNPTPIELVEARRNVELRDIELQQLERQRDRLTALRGRGFVSEEEYETVARQHDEAALQVQIATERLALLSEGRVTIGNEAVETVITSPIQGFILEKMVEIGDPVVPLTTFQEGTALMTMAEMDELLFRGTVDEIDVGRLAEGMPVEITIGALPDARIEGRLTKISLKGRDEENATLFPVEIAVLPLDGAALRAGYSANAHVIIERRSDVLVIPERLVRFEDERTLVTVRLGPEETEDREIRIGLSDGITVEVLDGLAEGERVLEPPRREIT; encoded by the coding sequence ATGAAGCGAGGCACGAAGATACTCGGGGGCATGGTCCTGATCGGCGGGCTCGGCGCCACCGGGTTCGCGGTTGCGAATACGGGGAACGGCGAAGATGTCGAGACCGGCACCGTCGCCGTGGAGCGTGGCGAGATCGTGGACCGGGCGCTCGCCGTGGGACGCATCGAGCCGCTGGTCGAGGTGAGCGTGAAGTCGCAGCTCGCGGGCGTCGTGCGGCAGATGTTCAAGGAGCCCGGCGAGTACGTCCAGCGGGGCCAGCCCCTCGTCGAAGTCCAGCCGAACCCCACGCCGATCGAGTTGGTCGAGGCCCGGCGCAACGTGGAGTTGCGGGACATCGAACTTCAGCAGCTCGAGAGGCAGCGCGACCGGCTCACCGCGCTGCGCGGCCGCGGATTCGTGTCCGAGGAGGAGTACGAGACGGTGGCTCGACAGCATGACGAGGCCGCGCTCCAGGTCCAGATCGCGACGGAACGGCTGGCCCTTCTCTCCGAGGGCCGCGTGACGATCGGCAACGAAGCCGTCGAGACGGTCATCACCTCCCCGATCCAGGGCTTCATCCTCGAGAAGATGGTGGAGATCGGCGATCCCGTCGTCCCGCTGACGACGTTCCAGGAAGGGACCGCCCTCATGACGATGGCGGAGATGGACGAGCTGCTCTTCCGCGGCACGGTGGATGAGATCGACGTGGGACGGCTGGCCGAGGGCATGCCGGTGGAGATCACCATCGGCGCGCTCCCGGACGCGCGCATCGAGGGACGGCTGACGAAGATCTCGCTCAAGGGCCGCGACGAGGAGAACGCCACCCTTTTCCCGGTCGAGATCGCCGTGCTTCCGCTGGACGGCGCGGCGCTGCGGGCGGGCTATTCCGCCAACGCGCACGTGATCATCGAGCGCCGTTCGGACGTGCTCGTCATCCCCGAGCGCCTGGTCCGGTTCGAGGACGAGCGCACGCTCGTCACGGTCCGGCTGGGGCCCGAGGAGACGGAGGACCGCGAGATCCGCATCGGACTCAGCGACGGCATCACCGTCGAGGTGCTGGACGGCCTCGCGGAAGGCGAGCGCGTGCTCGAGCCCCCGCGGCGCGAGATCACCTAG
- a CDS encoding ABC transporter permease: protein MRLLDAARQLWADLSAQRVRTTLTVLGITWGTVAVVVLLAFSVGLERQTIKRFHGLGDRIVILFGGRTTMPHAGFREGRSIRLREADAEILARRIPDITMISPEYSTRAAPVRYGRNGVNPNITGIYPVYGEMRNIIPLPGGRFINERDQRERRRVVFLGDEVARVLFGDADPVGDQVRIGDSPFTVIGVLQPKVQNSSYNSRDQDRVFIPAGTHAALFGSRFVSNLVYRTADASRTEAVEAQVYEVLGAKYRFNSGDEDALAVWDTAEWERMFGFLFLGFKIFFAIVGSFTLSVGGIGVANIMYIVVRERTNEIGIKRSLGATRRSILWQFLTESMLIVVAGAALGVVVSLGVVKIMSLVPMQEFVGTPTISLQVAAVTMALLAFIAVLAGLFPARRAATLDPVECLRD from the coding sequence GTGAGGCTGCTCGACGCCGCACGGCAGCTCTGGGCCGACCTCTCGGCGCAGCGCGTCCGGACCACGCTCACCGTGCTCGGCATCACCTGGGGCACCGTGGCGGTCGTCGTGCTGCTCGCCTTCTCCGTGGGGCTCGAGCGGCAGACGATCAAGCGGTTCCACGGGCTCGGCGACCGGATCGTCATCCTCTTCGGCGGACGCACGACGATGCCGCACGCGGGGTTCAGGGAGGGGCGCTCGATCCGGCTGCGGGAGGCGGACGCGGAGATCCTCGCCCGGCGGATCCCCGACATCACGATGATCAGCCCGGAGTACTCGACGCGGGCGGCGCCGGTCCGCTACGGCCGCAACGGCGTGAATCCGAACATCACCGGCATCTATCCCGTGTACGGCGAGATGCGGAACATCATCCCGCTCCCGGGCGGCCGCTTCATCAACGAGCGGGACCAGCGGGAGCGGCGACGCGTCGTGTTTCTCGGAGACGAGGTCGCCCGCGTCCTGTTCGGGGACGCGGATCCCGTCGGCGATCAGGTCCGGATCGGCGACTCGCCCTTCACCGTGATCGGCGTGCTTCAACCCAAGGTCCAGAACTCGTCGTACAACTCGCGGGACCAGGACCGCGTGTTCATCCCGGCCGGCACGCACGCGGCCCTGTTCGGCTCGCGCTTCGTCTCCAACCTCGTCTACCGGACCGCGGACGCGTCGCGGACGGAGGCCGTGGAGGCGCAGGTCTACGAGGTCCTCGGAGCGAAGTACCGCTTCAACTCGGGCGACGAGGACGCGCTGGCCGTATGGGACACGGCCGAGTGGGAACGGATGTTCGGGTTCCTCTTCCTGGGCTTCAAGATCTTCTTCGCGATCGTCGGCAGCTTCACGCTCAGCGTGGGCGGGATCGGGGTCGCGAACATCATGTACATCGTCGTGCGGGAGCGGACGAACGAGATCGGGATCAAGCGCTCGCTCGGCGCCACGCGGCGGTCCATCCTGTGGCAGTTCCTCACCGAGAGCATGCTCATCGTCGTCGCGGGCGCGGCGCTCGGCGTCGTCGTCTCCCTCGGAGTCGTGAAAATCATGTCGCTGGTCCCGATGCAGGAGTTCGTCGGCACGCCGACGATCTCGCTGCAGGTGGCCGCGGTGACCATGGCGCTGCTCGCGTTCATCGCCGTGCTGGCCGGGCTCTTCCCCGCCCGCCGCGCCGCAACGCTCGACCCCGTCGAATGTCTCCGCGACTAG
- a CDS encoding ABC transporter permease has translation MWKILLEEFLGDLRAQKTRAFLTIFAVVWGTISIVLLLAFGQGLRNQFSTGLLNAGERIFMVYGGQTSMEHEGLSKGRRIRLREDDLDLLLRAVPEFEMGSPSYGRGRTHLKVEENQTTTYMEGVNPVFSELRRMFPAPGGRFINQRDIDEKRRVLFLGDGIAGRLFGDAPPVGRTVVLDGLPFRVIGVMESKFQDSSNNGPDEDRAVIPASTFRSIYGQEFVNHLLLRPRDVKDAAVAKEELFRVLGGRYRFAAADERALAIWDFIEDEKIVGQIGLGIQIFLGLVGAFTLIVAGVGVANIMYVVVRERTREIGVKLAVGARKRHIVSQFLFEAILIAVGGGLAGLAIAALLVTGIDALPIDDPALQYIVNPKLSGPIAAVCAGILMAIGLVAGILPARRAARLDPVESLRYE, from the coding sequence ATGTGGAAGATCCTCCTCGAAGAGTTCCTCGGCGACCTGCGGGCCCAGAAGACGCGCGCCTTCCTCACGATCTTCGCCGTCGTGTGGGGGACGATCTCGATCGTCCTCCTGCTCGCCTTCGGGCAGGGACTCCGGAACCAGTTCTCGACGGGGCTGCTCAACGCCGGCGAACGTATCTTCATGGTCTACGGCGGCCAGACGAGCATGGAACACGAGGGGCTGTCGAAGGGACGCCGGATCCGGCTGCGGGAGGACGATCTCGACCTGCTCCTGCGCGCGGTGCCGGAGTTCGAGATGGGCAGTCCCTCCTACGGCCGGGGCCGGACGCACCTGAAGGTGGAGGAGAACCAGACGACGACCTACATGGAGGGCGTGAACCCGGTCTTCTCCGAGTTGCGGCGCATGTTCCCCGCTCCGGGCGGCCGGTTCATCAACCAGCGCGACATCGACGAGAAGCGGCGCGTGCTCTTCCTCGGAGATGGGATCGCCGGACGCCTGTTCGGCGACGCGCCGCCGGTGGGGCGCACGGTGGTGCTGGACGGGCTTCCGTTCCGCGTCATCGGCGTAATGGAGTCGAAGTTCCAGGACTCGAGCAACAACGGACCGGACGAGGACCGGGCGGTGATCCCGGCCTCCACGTTCCGGAGCATCTACGGCCAGGAGTTCGTGAATCACCTGCTCCTGCGCCCTCGCGATGTGAAGGACGCGGCGGTCGCCAAGGAGGAGTTGTTCCGCGTCCTGGGCGGCCGGTACCGGTTCGCCGCGGCGGACGAGCGGGCGCTCGCGATCTGGGACTTCATCGAGGACGAGAAGATCGTGGGCCAGATCGGGCTCGGGATTCAGATCTTCCTCGGACTGGTGGGCGCCTTCACGCTGATCGTGGCCGGCGTCGGGGTCGCGAACATCATGTACGTCGTGGTGCGGGAACGGACGCGGGAGATCGGCGTCAAGCTCGCCGTCGGGGCGAGGAAACGGCACATCGTGAGCCAGTTCCTCTTCGAGGCCATCCTCATCGCCGTCGGCGGGGGGCTCGCGGGGCTCGCCATCGCGGCGCTGCTCGTGACGGGCATCGATGCCCTGCCGATCGACGACCCGGCCCTGCAGTACATCGTGAACCCGAAGCTCTCCGGCCCCATCGCCGCGGTGTGCGCGGGGATCCTCATGGCGATCGGTCTGGTGGCCGGCATCCTCCCGGCCCGCAGGGCCGCCCGGCTCGATCCGGTGGAGTCGCTGAGGTACGAATAG
- a CDS encoding carboxypeptidase regulatory-like domain-containing protein translates to MKYNLSPRTAAIAAFAALGGLFAPSEAWAQGVTTAAVNGRVTGQDLAPLASAVVTAVHGPSGTSYSTLTREDGRFNIPGMRVGGPYTIAVSLIGFGDESAEALVLALGENRRIDFVLGVEAVAVGEITVTAERGAILSSGRTGPQQTVTTREIENLPTIARSIQDFARLTPQALGTNIGSSENIGGISIGGKNNRFNNISVDGAILNDVFGLPASGTPGGQANSQPISLDAVQEFQVAIAPFDVRQGGFTGGSINVVTRSGTNDFDASGYAFGRNQGFTGSLDDNPLSDFSELQAGFRAGGPIQRDKIHFFTSGEIKQTSRPLALGLVGSSQTNTIDFIDAGTINQIVDIANSVYNYDPGRFEESLQRETDDLKFFTRLDFNLSDDNHLIVRHNHVNANSQRGISRHSGEVGLPGQGYTFDAVSNSTVIQLDSRLGSATANMFRVSYQRQRDKRTPDRAIFPEVDIEPFDGESESVTLGIERFSQQNALDQDVFEITNDLTLFRGDHTLTFGTHNEFYSFSNLFIQDAFGQWEFDGENALDNFRNGMATRYRASISRLADPYPRAEWGAMQFGFYAQDQIDLSDRFNVSLGLRADIMSMPDAPLENPSFAAAFPGRHTSDVPSGNVMWSPRLGFNAALDEDRRTQLRGGTGIFTGRNPFVWLSNQYSNTGMDFIRIDCAPWRGCTPPPFTGDPTPVPVPGAEIATTEVDLTDTNFKFPQAWRTTIGIDRELRDGLVLTVEGIYTKNVNDILYQDLSIQPEGRTSDGRVLFSDDPVDREFSPGVFLLANTNQGRQIQFTTQLQKRFGGDFLPNMFGSLAYTWTDATDVNSGQSSRAISNFQYNEIGVDPNNPGEGTADFEIKHRIIASLSQRFAWSEDVGTTITAFYEARAGRPFSWTYFGDANNDGRRFNDLAFVPGDADDAIFETDCRGCMDFAAWDAFVSDIPGLDEYRGGIVGRNSSREPWVRSLDLRIAQDVPLPGPGSRNIQVTLDFINVGNFLNSEWGRQRYTNFGTSTILSFRRYDSATGVPVVRFTQRDTDESGAPDINDVYQIDNILSRWALQLGARISF, encoded by the coding sequence ATGAAATACAACCTCTCCCCAAGAACCGCGGCGATCGCCGCCTTTGCGGCTCTCGGCGGCCTGTTCGCGCCGTCCGAGGCGTGGGCTCAGGGCGTCACGACCGCGGCCGTCAACGGGCGCGTGACCGGTCAGGATCTCGCGCCGCTCGCGAGCGCCGTGGTCACCGCGGTGCACGGCCCCAGCGGGACATCGTACTCGACGCTCACACGCGAGGACGGACGTTTCAACATCCCGGGCATGCGGGTCGGCGGGCCCTACACGATCGCCGTCTCGCTCATCGGCTTCGGGGACGAGTCGGCCGAGGCCCTCGTGCTCGCGCTGGGCGAGAACCGGCGCATCGACTTCGTGCTCGGCGTGGAGGCCGTGGCCGTGGGCGAAATCACCGTCACGGCGGAGCGCGGCGCGATCCTTTCGAGCGGACGCACGGGACCGCAGCAGACCGTGACGACGCGCGAGATCGAGAACCTCCCGACGATCGCCCGCAGCATTCAGGACTTCGCGCGGCTCACGCCGCAGGCGCTGGGGACGAACATCGGGAGCAGCGAGAATATCGGCGGGATCAGCATCGGCGGTAAGAACAACCGCTTCAACAACATCTCCGTCGATGGCGCGATCCTCAACGACGTGTTCGGACTCCCGGCCAGCGGAACCCCGGGCGGACAGGCCAACTCGCAGCCGATCTCGCTCGACGCGGTCCAGGAGTTCCAGGTCGCGATCGCGCCCTTCGACGTACGCCAGGGCGGTTTCACCGGCGGCTCGATCAACGTCGTCACCCGCTCGGGAACGAACGACTTCGACGCCTCGGGCTACGCCTTTGGACGGAACCAGGGGTTCACGGGCAGCCTCGACGACAATCCGCTCTCCGACTTCAGCGAGCTGCAGGCGGGCTTCCGCGCGGGCGGCCCCATCCAGCGCGACAAGATCCACTTCTTCACCAGCGGCGAGATCAAGCAGACGAGCCGCCCGCTGGCGCTCGGACTGGTCGGCAGCAGCCAGACGAACACGATCGACTTCATCGACGCGGGGACGATCAACCAGATCGTCGACATTGCGAACTCCGTCTACAACTATGACCCGGGACGCTTCGAGGAGAGCCTCCAGCGGGAGACGGACGACCTCAAGTTCTTCACCCGCCTGGACTTCAACCTGTCCGACGACAACCACCTCATCGTGCGGCACAATCATGTGAACGCGAATTCGCAGCGGGGGATCAGCCGCCACTCCGGCGAGGTCGGCCTGCCCGGCCAGGGGTACACCTTCGACGCCGTGTCCAATTCCACGGTGATACAGCTCGACAGCCGGCTGGGCTCCGCCACCGCCAACATGTTCCGCGTCTCGTACCAGCGTCAGCGGGACAAGCGGACGCCGGACCGCGCGATCTTCCCCGAGGTCGACATCGAGCCGTTCGATGGCGAGAGCGAGAGCGTGACGCTGGGGATCGAGCGCTTCTCGCAGCAGAACGCGCTCGATCAGGACGTGTTCGAGATCACCAACGACCTCACGCTCTTCCGGGGCGACCACACGTTAACCTTCGGGACGCACAACGAGTTCTATTCGTTTTCGAACCTCTTCATCCAGGACGCCTTCGGGCAGTGGGAGTTCGACGGCGAGAACGCGCTCGACAACTTCCGCAACGGGATGGCGACGCGGTACCGGGCGTCGATCTCGCGGCTCGCGGACCCCTACCCGAGGGCGGAGTGGGGCGCGATGCAGTTCGGCTTCTACGCCCAGGACCAGATCGACCTCAGCGATCGTTTCAACGTCTCGCTGGGGCTGCGCGCGGACATCATGTCGATGCCGGACGCGCCGCTCGAGAACCCGAGCTTCGCGGCCGCCTTCCCGGGTCGGCACACGAGCGACGTGCCGAGCGGCAACGTGATGTGGTCCCCACGGCTCGGGTTCAACGCCGCGCTGGACGAGGACCGGAGGACGCAGCTCCGCGGTGGCACCGGGATCTTCACGGGCCGCAACCCGTTCGTGTGGCTCTCGAACCAGTACTCGAACACGGGGATGGACTTCATCCGCATCGACTGCGCTCCGTGGCGGGGCTGCACGCCGCCGCCGTTCACGGGCGACCCCACTCCGGTGCCGGTCCCCGGCGCGGAGATCGCGACGACCGAGGTCGACCTCACTGACACGAACTTCAAGTTCCCGCAGGCGTGGCGGACGACGATCGGAATCGACCGCGAGTTGCGCGATGGCCTCGTGCTCACGGTCGAGGGGATCTACACGAAGAACGTCAACGACATCCTCTACCAGGATCTCAGCATCCAGCCGGAGGGGAGGACGAGCGATGGTCGCGTGCTCTTCTCCGACGACCCGGTTGACCGGGAGTTTTCGCCCGGCGTCTTCCTGCTCGCCAACACGAACCAGGGCCGCCAGATCCAGTTCACCACGCAGTTGCAGAAGCGCTTTGGCGGCGACTTCCTTCCGAACATGTTCGGAAGCCTCGCCTACACGTGGACGGACGCCACGGACGTGAACAGCGGGCAGTCCAGCCGCGCGATCTCGAACTTCCAGTACAACGAGATCGGCGTCGATCCAAACAACCCCGGCGAGGGAACGGCGGACTTCGAGATCAAGCACCGGATTATCGCCTCCCTCTCGCAGCGCTTCGCGTGGAGCGAGGATGTGGGCACGACGATCACGGCGTTCTACGAGGCCCGCGCGGGTCGGCCCTTCAGTTGGACGTACTTCGGGGACGCGAACAACGACGGGCGACGGTTCAACGACCTTGCATTCGTCCCGGGCGATGCCGACGACGCGATCTTCGAGACGGACTGCCGCGGCTGCATGGACTTCGCCGCGTGGGATGCGTTCGTGAGCGACATTCCGGGGCTGGACGAGTACCGCGGCGGGATCGTGGGCCGGAACTCGTCGCGCGAGCCCTGGGTGCGCAGCCTCGATCTGCGGATCGCGCAGGATGTACCGCTTCCGGGGCCCGGGAGCCGGAACATCCAGGTCACGCTCGACTTCATCAACGTCGGCAACTTCCTGAACTCGGAGTGGGGCCGGCAGCGTTACACGAACTTCGGAACGTCCACCATCCTGTCGTTCCGGC